The nucleotide window CAGCCGTAGTTTACGGTCACGGCATAAAATCCGAGTCAATTGAGATGCCTTATTTAATTTTTGAAAAAATTTTTAAACAAGTCGGCGAAAGCGATTTGTTGAATTTGGAGATTGAGGGCGAAAAGCCGAGAAAAGTGCTTATCACTGAAGTTCAATATCATCCTTTGACCGATAAAATAGAACATGTTGATTTTTATCAAATCAGAGAAGGTGAAAAAATTCATGTTGAAGTGGAATTGAAATTAATAGGCGAATCTCCGGCAGTCAAAGAATTGGGCGGTATTTTATTTTCCAATATGACCAAGCTGGAAATAGAATGTTTGCCCGATGACTTGATTCATGATATCAAGATTGATATTTCAAAATTAACTAAAATTGATGATGCGATTAGAATCAAAGATTTGGCAATACC belongs to Patescibacteria group bacterium and includes:
- a CDS encoding 50S ribosomal protein L25 yields the protein MLTLNTKKRELKGKKVQILRKQEIIPAVVYGHGIKSESIEMPYLIFEKIFKQVGESDLLNLEIEGEKPRKVLITEVQYHPLTDKIEHVDFYQIREGEKIHVEVELKLIGESPAVKELGGILFSNMTKLEIECLPDDLIHDIKIDISKLTKIDDAIRIKDLAIPASIKIKHNLEEMVVMVQPPHSEEELKELESKPVEKVEEVAKIEKAPKKEAEEVDEKKKK